The Metamycoplasma gateae genome window below encodes:
- the dnaK gene encoding molecular chaperone DnaK, which yields MTKEIILGIDLGTTNSVVSIIENGNPKVLENPNGKRTTPSVVAFKNGETVIGESAKRQLETNPDSIASVKRLMGSSSTVKANQKDYKPEEVSALILSYMKEYAQKKIGSPVKKAVITVPAYFDNAQREATKNAGIIAGLEVVRIINEPTAAALAFGLDKSKDENHRILVFDLGGGTFDVSILEMENGTFEVLSTSGDNHLGGDDWDHKIVDWLIKEINVKYGYDPRQDKMAMARLKEEAERTKISLSESLVANISLPFLAMNENGPINVELELKRSEFESMTSDLLEKTKKPLLDALAQAKLNWSDITEVLLVGGSTRMPAVQQLVSEITGKKPNNSINPDEVVSVGAAIQGAILAGEIQDVLLLDVTPLTLGIVVEGDIVAPLIPRNTTIPVTRSQIFSTATDNQTSVSIVVTQGERQMAQDNKFLGRFDLSGIAPAPRGVPQIEVSFSIDVNGITKVTAKDKNTNQEQSITIQNTSSLSKEDVEKMVQEAELNREADKKKRREIELTVRAEQLIHQIDKSIESEEAKKLDESQLSEIKREKEEIQKLLNDKDYDALEKKINEFEQKLAQAMQILKNQQQTKDPQTDESNGTEAN from the coding sequence ATGACAAAAGAAATTATTTTAGGTATTGACTTAGGTACAACTAACTCGGTTGTTTCAATTATAGAAAATGGTAATCCAAAAGTATTAGAAAATCCAAATGGAAAAAGAACAACCCCATCAGTAGTAGCTTTTAAAAATGGTGAAACCGTTATTGGTGAAAGTGCTAAAAGACAATTAGAAACTAACCCAGATAGTATTGCATCAGTAAAAAGATTAATGGGTAGTTCATCTACAGTTAAAGCAAACCAAAAAGATTACAAACCAGAAGAAGTGAGTGCTTTAATTCTTTCATATATGAAGGAATATGCACAAAAGAAAATTGGTAGTCCTGTTAAAAAAGCAGTAATAACTGTACCAGCATATTTTGATAACGCACAACGTGAAGCAACAAAGAATGCAGGAATTATAGCAGGTCTTGAAGTTGTAAGAATAATAAATGAACCAACAGCTGCAGCACTTGCTTTTGGTCTAGATAAATCAAAAGATGAAAACCACAGAATTTTAGTATTTGACTTAGGTGGAGGAACATTTGACGTTTCTATTTTAGAAATGGAAAATGGAACATTTGAAGTTTTATCTACTTCTGGAGATAATCACCTTGGTGGAGATGACTGAGACCATAAAATAGTTGATTGATTAATTAAAGAAATTAATGTAAAATATGGATATGATCCTAGACAAGATAAAATGGCTATGGCAAGACTAAAAGAAGAAGCTGAAAGAACAAAAATTTCGCTATCTGAATCACTAGTTGCAAACATATCATTACCATTTTTAGCTATGAATGAAAATGGTCCTATTAACGTTGAATTAGAACTAAAAAGATCTGAATTTGAATCAATGACCTCAGACTTACTAGAAAAAACTAAAAAACCTTTACTTGATGCATTAGCACAGGCAAAACTAAATTGAAGTGATATTACAGAGGTTTTATTAGTTGGGGGCTCAACAAGAATGCCTGCAGTTCAACAATTAGTATCAGAAATAACTGGTAAGAAACCTAATAATTCAATAAACCCTGATGAAGTAGTTAGTGTTGGTGCTGCAATTCAAGGAGCAATTTTAGCAGGAGAAATTCAAGATGTTTTATTACTTGATGTTACTCCTTTAACATTAGGAATTGTTGTAGAAGGAGATATAGTAGCACCTTTAATACCAAGAAACACAACAATACCAGTTACTAGAAGTCAAATATTTTCAACAGCAACAGATAACCAAACATCAGTTTCTATAGTTGTTACTCAAGGCGAAAGACAAATGGCACAAGATAACAAATTCTTAGGTAGATTTGATTTAAGTGGTATCGCACCGGCTCCAAGAGGTGTTCCTCAAATAGAAGTAAGTTTCTCAATTGACGTTAATGGTATAACTAAAGTAACAGCAAAAGATAAAAATACAAATCAAGAACAAAGCATTACCATTCAAAATACTTCTTCATTATCAAAAGAGGATGTCGAAAAAATGGTTCAAGAAGCAGAATTAAATAGAGAAGCAGACAAAAAGAAACGTCGTGAAATTGAATTAACAGTTAGAGCTGAACAATTAATTCATCAAATAGATAAATCAATTGAATCAGAAGAAGCTAAAAAACTTGATGAATCACAACTTTCAGAAATTAAAAGGGAAAAAGAAGAAATTCAAAAACTACTTAACGATAAAGACTATGATGCTTTAGAAAAGAAAATAAATGAATTCGAACAAAAATTAGCGCAAGCTATGCAAATACTAAAAAATCAACAACAAACAAAAGATCCACAAACAGATGAAAGCAACGGCACTGAAGCAAATTAA
- a CDS encoding aromatic motif membrane protein — protein sequence MKKLSLISLLSIPLPLITISCQEEKTNDEFTKKQIKEFYKNPSITKMLDFFTNNDNAKKNIYVSQQQNKSNSKFDELKYAFVYNPIFIANATHNNGDYNFLANKSKDIIKNTLSIDWYWTLNNINKFDYNFNPYGDRYRSFAEEQEWFQEIKEKFNSLIINIKNNNPQQLVKVPIKEIEKLKSKNIYKEKEAWYLIFDDNKAIKIWKYLEDDKPKLQILPDLLIFKDIQNIKEQIIHIEDSVFKKRLENFNNNYESSKEDAELEDEPFDEEAFLNSRIDKIYMEFQGIYKYNENFVDVLREINKDELKIYRFSMRFINEKN from the coding sequence ATGAAAAAGTTATCTCTAATTAGTTTATTATCGATACCATTACCTTTAATTACTATAAGTTGTCAAGAAGAAAAAACCAATGATGAATTTACAAAAAAACAAATAAAAGAATTTTATAAAAATCCTTCAATTACTAAAATGCTTGATTTTTTTACAAACAATGATAATGCTAAAAAAAATATTTATGTTTCACAGCAACAAAATAAATCAAATTCAAAATTCGATGAACTCAAATATGCCTTTGTATATAATCCTATTTTTATAGCAAACGCGACACATAATAACGGTGATTATAATTTCTTAGCGAACAAATCTAAAGACATAATAAAGAATACTCTTTCAATAGATTGATATTGAACCTTAAATAATATAAATAAGTTTGACTATAACTTTAACCCTTATGGAGATAGATATCGTTCATTTGCAGAAGAGCAAGAATGATTCCAAGAGATAAAAGAAAAATTTAACTCATTGATTATAAATATAAAAAATAATAATCCACAGCAACTGGTTAAGGTACCTATAAAAGAAATTGAAAAATTAAAATCAAAAAATATATATAAAGAAAAAGAGGCTTGATATCTAATTTTTGATGATAACAAGGCTATAAAAATTTGAAAATATTTAGAAGATGATAAACCAAAACTTCAAATTCTACCAGACCTTTTAATTTTTAAAGATATACAAAATATAAAGGAACAAATAATTCACATAGAAGATTCTGTTTTTAAAAAACGTCTTGAAAACTTTAATAATAACTACGAATCTTCAAAAGAAGATGCTGAACTTGAAGATGAGCCTTTTGATGAAGAAGCTTTTTTAAATTCAAGGATTGATAAGATATATATGGAATTTCAAGGAATATATAAATATAATGAGAATTTTGTTGATGTTTTAAGGGAAATAAATAAAGATGAATTAAAAATATATAGATTTAGTATGAGGTTTATAAATGAAAAAAATTAG
- a CDS encoding ABC transporter ATP-binding protein, which translates to MDNILEVVNLKKIFPKSNRGIKEISFNIPSGSFHAFIGENGAGKTTTIKTIIGAYSQYQGNILINNVNIKKAEAKSIIGYVPEVAIFPKELTVYDYLYNLSILSNIKKEEAKTRIIEYLKLFNIENLIYEKPYTFSSGQKKKILLIQALLHKPKLLILDEPAANLDPTARYELFSLLKSLNENEKITILISSHVLAEIDKFVNSVTLIHDGNILYSGKKNKPLEQLFYEKVISN; encoded by the coding sequence ATGGATAACATTTTAGAAGTTGTTAATTTAAAAAAAATATTTCCTAAATCAAATAGAGGTATCAAAGAAATAAGCTTTAATATACCATCAGGTAGCTTTCATGCCTTTATAGGAGAAAATGGTGCCGGTAAGACCACAACTATCAAAACAATTATTGGAGCTTATTCACAATACCAAGGAAATATATTAATTAATAATGTAAATATTAAAAAAGCAGAAGCAAAATCAATAATTGGATATGTTCCTGAAGTTGCAATTTTTCCAAAAGAACTAACTGTATATGATTATCTTTACAATCTTTCAATTCTTTCAAATATAAAAAAAGAAGAAGCTAAAACAAGAATTATTGAATATTTAAAATTATTTAATATTGAAAATTTAATTTATGAAAAACCTTATACTTTTTCGTCAGGTCAAAAGAAGAAAATTTTATTAATTCAAGCTTTATTACACAAACCAAAACTTTTAATTCTTGATGAACCTGCAGCTAACTTAGATCCTACGGCAAGATATGAATTATTTTCTTTGCTAAAATCTCTTAATGAAAATGAAAAAATCACAATTCTAATAAGTTCTCACGTTCTTGCAGAAATAGATAAATTTGTAAACTCAGTAACACTTATACACGATGGTAATATCTTATACTCTGGTAAGAAAAATAAACCTTTAGAACAATTATTTTATGAAAAAGTTATCTCTAATTAG
- a CDS encoding adenine phosphoribosyltransferase, producing the protein MELKKYIRTVENFPEEGVKFKDISLLLANGEALHYTIEKMSVLAKDADIIVGPDARGFLFGTPVAAKLSKPFIMVRKKGKLPGEVISCEYGLEYGRSILEIQKGLVKPGQKAVIIDDVLATGGTLEAITKLLTDQGVEVSKIIVLMELDGFNARQRLNCDIESLIFVDKNDIE; encoded by the coding sequence ATGGAATTAAAAAAATATATAAGAACTGTTGAAAACTTTCCTGAGGAAGGTGTAAAGTTCAAGGATATTTCATTATTATTAGCTAATGGTGAAGCTTTGCATTATACAATTGAAAAAATGTCTGTATTAGCCAAAGATGCAGACATTATTGTGGGTCCAGATGCACGTGGATTTTTATTTGGTACTCCAGTTGCTGCAAAACTTTCAAAACCTTTTATTATGGTTAGAAAAAAAGGGAAGTTACCAGGTGAAGTAATTAGTTGTGAATATGGTTTAGAATACGGTAGATCAATCTTAGAAATTCAAAAAGGATTAGTAAAACCTGGTCAAAAAGCAGTAATTATCGACGATGTTTTGGCTACAGGTGGAACCTTAGAGGCAATAACTAAATTATTAACTGATCAAGGTGTTGAAGTATCAAAAATTATTGTATTAATGGAATTAGATGGCTTTAATGCAAGACAAAGATTAAACTGTGACATTGAAAGCTTAATCTTTGTGGATAAAAATGATATTGAATAA
- a CDS encoding aromatic motif membrane protein has product MKTNKKLLISSLSLTVPWLPLSVISCNKETIDKNEEKLTSIINIDVQNNKWNVFLKYDYVNSILKLAFNNEEKRSEFIQQQRNIDNSYLSDIKEYLYYANNVASSFGSNDSFFSSKKVIGLQEYRKKLQELFNKNWLWFLFNLDRFTFAMYNSFDQFQGSLESLSIDLQKNSLDLGSFNRPKTNEILQFIIQEDITDENKEIQVFLLTKQGIILNINLNTKLLDNDDNKIPEQEQNTEVNIFTYSYIYPLLFQNETQLKKFDLSKYVRALKLYSTTSNKRWIKILFDEEYGGTPLRFTIVDVDNKI; this is encoded by the coding sequence ATGAAAACAAATAAAAAACTTTTGATAAGTTCATTATCTTTAACAGTTCCTTGACTTCCTTTAAGCGTAATTTCTTGCAATAAAGAAACTATTGATAAAAATGAGGAAAAATTGACCTCTATCATAAACATTGATGTTCAAAATAATAAATGAAATGTATTTTTAAAATATGATTATGTAAATTCTATTTTAAAACTAGCTTTCAATAACGAAGAAAAAAGAAGTGAATTTATACAACAACAAAGAAACATTGATAACAGCTATTTAAGTGACATTAAAGAATATTTATACTACGCAAATAATGTTGCTTCGAGTTTTGGATCAAATGACAGCTTTTTTTCAAGCAAGAAGGTAATAGGATTGCAAGAATATCGTAAAAAATTACAAGAATTATTTAACAAAAATTGACTTTGATTCCTTTTCAACTTAGATAGATTTACTTTTGCAATGTATAATTCTTTTGATCAGTTTCAGGGCTCTCTTGAATCTTTAAGCATTGACTTACAAAAAAATAGCTTAGACTTAGGTTCATTTAATAGACCTAAAACTAATGAGATATTACAATTTATAATTCAAGAAGACATAACTGATGAAAATAAAGAAATTCAAGTATTTTTATTGACTAAACAAGGAATTATTTTAAATATCAATCTAAATACAAAATTATTAGATAATGATGATAATAAAATCCCTGAACAAGAACAAAATACTGAGGTTAATATTTTTACATATTCATACATTTATCCACTTCTTTTCCAAAATGAAACTCAATTGAAAAAATTTGATCTTTCTAAATATGTTAGAGCCTTAAAACTTTACTCAACTACTTCAAATAAAAGATGAATTAAAATTTTGTTTGATGAAGAATATGGCGGAACACCACTACGCTTTACGATAGTTGATGTTGATAACAAAATTTAA
- a CDS encoding ABC transporter permease gives MKTSSFKYSKFAFNSVLKKKSSVIFPVFLILFSFTIGLIFKFAISEQYLNLASYLYIFSILIITVLFGSIKSLNIFKDFEQEGIELVSISRPISRKSLVFGKLLTLIYFGLIWSLILCISSLISLYAFNSFKNLLVYSSIFLVAGISTYLFIGLLTALIAYRLNQKLAITLPLLLFIPLSLGGSIISANSTTNINNAAFFINRKYLYHHSGNEANVEPFFINNQKDELLIIPNGLKNHNFSKEQSSYLKEVMNLANNSSREWQAYSWLSMPYQLLDIFNFKNKNVFESISKNHFSNLENYIYYNNLDSILYKYKLDTEPNLSKYNVLSKQGTQQKYIVSGLLKSNSNIPNSINTDIIYARENAGDINISFPEDNSEFAAENNLVGKIKWNYVAKVLKDKQFNQIVNNFVESKLLNIKNNNLNELNKEIFKEISNFINSPDTDINLYLNNNLVIFSEHSITEKKLQSEIERKIYFATSILNFIYFNYQDSDIYKAVIKDIKKSNSYGNYQIEINISGFKYLIGGFESFEKRLFVKDNKVLIRYELAKSDDNYLFQATDQVYSIRRENQIVNKNIYFILWAIVIFLLFTITFFLYKRKEYK, from the coding sequence GTGAAAACATCATCATTTAAATACTCTAAATTTGCTTTTAATTCTGTTTTGAAAAAGAAAAGCTCTGTGATATTTCCAGTATTCTTAATTCTTTTTTCTTTTACAATAGGATTAATCTTTAAATTTGCTATCAGTGAACAATATTTAAATCTTGCTTCGTACTTATATATTTTTTCGATATTGATTATAACTGTGCTTTTTGGTTCGATTAAATCGTTAAATATTTTTAAAGACTTCGAACAGGAGGGTATAGAGCTTGTAAGTATATCAAGACCAATTTCAAGAAAAAGTCTTGTTTTCGGAAAATTGCTTACATTAATTTATTTTGGACTAATATGATCATTAATACTGTGCATATCATCCTTGATATCATTATACGCTTTCAATTCTTTTAAAAATCTTCTTGTTTATTCAAGTATATTTTTAGTAGCAGGAATATCAACATATCTATTTATTGGATTATTAACAGCGTTAATTGCTTATAGACTAAACCAAAAGCTAGCAATAACATTACCTTTGCTTCTTTTTATCCCACTTTCTCTTGGCGGATCTATTATCTCTGCTAATTCAACAACAAATATAAATAATGCAGCTTTTTTTATTAATAGAAAATACCTATATCATCATTCAGGGAATGAAGCTAACGTTGAACCATTTTTTATCAATAATCAAAAGGATGAATTATTAATAATACCTAACGGATTAAAAAATCACAATTTTTCAAAAGAACAATCTTCATACCTAAAAGAGGTTATGAATTTAGCTAATAATTCTTCAAGAGAATGGCAAGCTTATTCATGACTTTCAATGCCTTACCAACTACTTGATATTTTCAATTTTAAAAATAAGAACGTTTTTGAATCAATTAGTAAAAATCATTTTTCAAATCTAGAAAACTATATATATTACAACAATTTAGATAGCATTTTATATAAATACAAATTAGATACTGAACCTAATTTATCAAAATACAATGTTTTAAGCAAACAAGGTACTCAACAAAAATACATCGTCTCTGGGCTATTAAAATCAAATTCAAATATACCTAATAGTATTAATACTGACATAATATATGCGAGGGAAAATGCCGGAGATATAAACATTTCATTCCCAGAGGATAATTCTGAATTTGCAGCAGAAAATAACTTGGTTGGAAAAATAAAATGAAACTATGTTGCTAAAGTATTAAAAGATAAACAATTTAATCAAATAGTAAATAACTTTGTAGAGTCAAAACTTTTAAACATTAAAAACAACAATTTAAATGAGCTTAATAAAGAAATTTTTAAAGAAATATCAAACTTTATAAATAGTCCTGATACTGATATTAATTTATACTTAAATAATAATTTAGTAATTTTTAGCGAACATTCAATCACTGAAAAAAAATTACAATCAGAGATTGAAAGAAAAATCTATTTTGCAACATCTATATTAAACTTCATTTATTTTAATTATCAAGATAGCGATATTTACAAAGCTGTAATCAAAGATATAAAAAAATCAAATAGTTATGGAAATTATCAAATTGAAATAAACATTTCTGGTTTTAAATACCTAATTGGTGGGTTTGAAAGTTTTGAGAAAAGGTTATTTGTTAAAGATAACAAAGTATTAATTAGATACGAACTTGCAAAAAGCGATGATAATTACTTATTCCAAGCAACAGATCAAGTTTATTCAATAAGAAGAGAAAATCAAATCGTTAATAAAAATATATATTTCATTTTATGAGCAATAGTTATTTTTCTTCTTTTTACCATCACATTTTTCCTATATAAAAGAAAGGAATATAAATAA
- a CDS encoding DUF2779 domain-containing protein, giving the protein MNKNYVYIDFEAISDPFARVLSIPVNTPFAYTVGALNQNNKFETKTFIVDFVKINSIKNIWSTIKQKIIKHIYEINSKLKIEEIIFIGHNPTLEKQILIKLFPKNNVQSLLDPSCPVLSLSKLTGPRFKEEYFPNIKKAINESNVIQLKKWTSGRNGSIAAFVGFWLFVNAQTNLRANDKRKKFFLKLNKNMVIKELRRYSGDDVNKMLFLAADPDFTNTLIKKYLQKKELMKLLKNVELDENLTIKEVKEKIWTL; this is encoded by the coding sequence ATGAATAAGAACTATGTATATATAGATTTTGAAGCTATATCAGATCCTTTTGCAAGAGTATTATCTATACCAGTTAATACTCCTTTCGCTTATACTGTAGGCGCCTTGAATCAAAATAATAAATTCGAAACAAAAACATTTATTGTTGATTTTGTTAAGATAAATTCAATAAAAAATATTTGATCAACCATTAAGCAAAAAATAATTAAGCATATTTATGAAATTAATTCAAAACTGAAGATTGAAGAAATAATTTTTATAGGACATAATCCAACTTTAGAAAAACAAATTTTAATTAAATTATTTCCAAAAAACAATGTTCAATCTTTATTGGATCCTAGCTGTCCTGTTTTATCATTATCAAAACTAACCGGACCGCGTTTTAAAGAAGAATATTTTCCTAATATTAAAAAAGCAATAAATGAATCAAACGTCATTCAATTAAAAAAATGAACATCTGGAAGAAATGGATCCATTGCTGCCTTTGTAGGTTTTTGATTATTTGTTAATGCTCAAACTAATTTAAGAGCAAATGATAAAAGAAAAAAATTCTTTTTAAAACTTAATAAAAATATGGTTATAAAAGAACTAAGAAGATACTCAGGGGATGATGTTAATAAAATGTTATTCTTAGCTGCTGATCCTGATTTTACAAATACTCTTATAAAGAAATATTTGCAAAAAAAAGAGTTAATGAAACTATTAAAAAATGTTGAATTAGATGAAAATTTAACAATTAAAGAGGTAAAAGAAAAAATTTGAACTCTTTAA
- a CDS encoding aromatic motif membrane protein gives MKKISRLILPISIISTSFIPFSLISCIKNEDNNSLKSKIPTEFDFVPNVNNPDEIKTNKLIEELINLKFKNDEVNKTLFLESQKNEDQIYEEIKTLTKNYLKSKSKENIDAIKLFYSNNWLFIIKNISKFKLIFTNWWTFEPTANARHTEGFFERLDKNSEPKDLVFFDNNWDQLKEGDESPESPDDVYYFKKGKLLLRILISKNNQNKRILNFEKIILFSKSKTNKVSIKLVSDAVHNAVIHKMQVGYDAFENEVIDNFGFPSLGLLILKEV, from the coding sequence ATGAAAAAAATTAGTAGATTAATATTGCCCATTTCAATAATTTCAACTTCTTTTATTCCTTTCTCTCTAATTTCATGTATAAAAAATGAAGATAATAATTCTTTAAAAAGCAAAATACCAACTGAATTTGATTTTGTCCCTAATGTAAATAACCCTGATGAAATTAAAACTAACAAATTAATTGAAGAATTAATAAATCTGAAATTTAAAAATGATGAAGTGAATAAAACTTTATTCTTAGAATCTCAAAAAAATGAAGATCAAATATATGAAGAAATTAAAACATTAACTAAAAATTATCTTAAAAGTAAAAGCAAGGAAAATATTGATGCAATAAAACTTTTTTATTCAAATAATTGGTTATTCATCATTAAAAATATTTCCAAATTCAAATTAATTTTTACAAATTGGTGAACCTTTGAACCCACAGCAAATGCAAGACACACAGAAGGTTTTTTTGAACGATTAGATAAAAATAGTGAGCCAAAAGATTTAGTATTTTTTGATAATAATTGAGATCAATTAAAGGAAGGCGATGAATCTCCTGAATCTCCGGATGATGTGTATTATTTCAAAAAAGGTAAACTTTTATTAAGAATTTTAATTTCTAAAAACAATCAAAACAAAAGAATATTGAATTTTGAAAAAATAATTTTATTTTCAAAATCAAAAACTAATAAAGTATCAATCAAACTTGTATCTGATGCGGTTCATAATGCAGTAATCCATAAAATGCAAGTAGGTTACGATGCATTCGAAAATGAAGTAATTGATAACTTTGGATTCCCAAGTTTAGGGTTACTAATATTAAAGGAGGTATAA
- the pepF gene encoding oligoendopeptidase F — translation MKQYKKYSDIEEKYRFDLEHILGNQTYEELRNDYFKLLEKQIEIKDSKYDSFENFVSSIKIDEQALFLSNKLENYLSNKLNTNIVDSKTNKMISEFESKKAKYNKLFGSEINRIALHKDKIIKWLDKPELKEVKKDLEGILEDLEHKLDDKVELYLSSTSHGNPDVSELFGILTDSEIQYGFARNKWGKKYEITEASRPSLLRHKDERVRKETYTNYANSYLKHKQSLAKMLYQHIKEISVNALHRKYESSLDSILSSDKIDKKLLTIIYKNVKNNMNIFKKYYKAHASFFEAKFSKKMEPWDFSVDLVKVKNSYSVEEGQKILKEITSVMPYEYPQVVDKAIKERWVDYINVPSKRSGAYSIGSSYGLDKIYILMNWDNTINSVNTLCHEMGHSMHSYFSDKTQSIFRSQYPIFLAEIASIFNELLLNDYLISKAKSDEEKFFLLSESIGDFIGTVLRQTQWSNFEYELYNRIDNNEALNSYEAIEQLYVDVVKEYNMSDKELTIGNLYNVHSVMVPHFYYYFYVYKYALGYIVANVFFQQYKKEGKTALENYVNKFLSAGDKDWPANILKDAGVDIYSEEIYQKAFSILDEKVEEYIKLGKKIFNK, via the coding sequence ATGAAACAGTATAAAAAATATAGTGATATAGAAGAAAAATATCGTTTTGATTTAGAACATATTTTAGGCAATCAAACATACGAAGAATTAAGAAATGATTACTTTAAATTATTAGAAAAACAAATTGAAATCAAAGATTCAAAGTATGATAGTTTTGAAAATTTCGTTTCATCAATAAAAATTGATGAGCAAGCGCTTTTCTTGAGCAACAAGCTAGAAAATTATTTATCAAATAAGTTAAATACAAATATCGTTGATTCAAAAACAAATAAAATGATTTCAGAATTTGAATCAAAAAAAGCTAAATATAATAAATTATTCGGGTCAGAAATTAATAGAATTGCCTTACATAAAGACAAAATAATCAAATGACTAGATAAACCAGAGTTAAAAGAAGTTAAAAAGGATTTAGAAGGCATTTTAGAAGACTTAGAACACAAACTAGATGATAAGGTTGAATTATATCTTTCTTCAACATCTCATGGTAACCCAGATGTTAGTGAACTTTTTGGTATTTTAACAGATAGTGAAATTCAATATGGTTTTGCCAGAAATAAATGAGGCAAAAAATATGAAATAACTGAAGCTTCAAGACCATCTTTATTAAGACACAAAGATGAAAGAGTAAGAAAAGAAACATATACAAATTATGCTAATAGTTATTTAAAACATAAACAAAGTTTAGCAAAGATGTTATATCAACATATAAAAGAAATTTCAGTTAATGCTTTACATAGAAAATATGAATCATCATTAGATTCAATATTATCATCTGATAAAATTGATAAAAAACTTTTAACAATAATTTATAAAAATGTAAAAAATAATATGAATATTTTTAAAAAATATTACAAAGCGCATGCATCATTTTTTGAAGCGAAATTTTCAAAAAAAATGGAACCATGAGATTTTTCAGTTGACTTGGTGAAGGTAAAAAATTCATATTCAGTAGAAGAAGGTCAAAAAATATTGAAAGAGATAACATCGGTCATGCCTTATGAATATCCTCAAGTAGTGGATAAGGCAATAAAAGAAAGATGAGTTGATTATATTAATGTTCCTTCAAAACGTTCGGGAGCCTATTCAATAGGAAGTTCGTATGGGCTAGATAAAATTTATATATTGATGAATTGAGATAATACAATAAATTCAGTTAATACTTTGTGCCATGAAATGGGACATTCAATGCATTCATATTTCTCAGATAAAACACAAAGTATTTTTAGAAGTCAATACCCAATCTTTTTAGCTGAAATAGCTTCAATATTTAACGAGCTTTTATTAAATGATTATTTAATTTCAAAAGCTAAAAGTGATGAAGAAAAATTCTTTTTATTAAGTGAAAGTATTGGTGATTTTATAGGAACTGTGTTAAGACAAACACAATGATCTAATTTTGAATATGAGCTATATAATAGAATAGATAACAACGAAGCATTAAATTCATACGAAGCTATCGAACAACTTTATGTTGATGTTGTAAAAGAATATAATATGAGCGATAAAGAATTAACAATCGGTAATTTATACAACGTTCACAGCGTAATGGTACCTCATTTCTACTATTACTTTTATGTATATAAATATGCCTTAGGATACATAGTTGCAAATGTTTTCTTTCAACAATATAAAAAAGAAGGCAAGACTGCCTTGGAAAACTATGTTAATAAATTTTTATCTGCAGGGGATAAAGATTGACCAGCAAATATTTTAAAAGACGCAGGTGTTGATATATATTCTGAAGAGATATACCAAAAGGCTTTTAGCATTCTAGATGAAAAAGTTGAAGAATATATAAAACTAGGTAAAAAGATATTTAATAAATAA